One Novosphingobium sp. G106 DNA segment encodes these proteins:
- a CDS encoding glutathione S-transferase family protein, whose translation MWQLHQFPLCPFSRKVRLLMSEKGVAYELWRENPWEGRDEFLAMNAAGRTPVVHDPARGITLSDSRAICEYFEETVERNPMINGTAANRAEIRRLVALFDENFYGDITAPLLHERMKKRLVYRQSPDSKMLREAMKLAHEHLYYIDYLIDNRPWLAGATMSLADLAAAAQISVADYLGGIDWSAHEQTRGWYSVFKSRPSFRPLLSERMEVIQPPSHYADVNA comes from the coding sequence ATGTGGCAGCTTCATCAATTCCCCTTGTGTCCCTTCAGCCGCAAGGTCCGCCTGCTGATGAGCGAGAAGGGCGTCGCCTATGAGCTGTGGCGCGAAAATCCCTGGGAAGGCCGCGACGAATTCCTCGCGATGAACGCGGCCGGGCGCACCCCCGTGGTGCACGATCCCGCGCGCGGCATCACCCTGTCCGACAGCCGGGCGATCTGCGAATATTTCGAGGAAACGGTCGAGCGCAACCCGATGATCAACGGCACCGCGGCCAACCGTGCCGAGATCCGCCGGCTGGTCGCGCTGTTCGACGAGAACTTCTATGGCGACATCACCGCGCCGCTGCTGCACGAACGGATGAAGAAGCGGCTGGTCTATCGCCAGTCGCCCGATTCCAAGATGCTGCGCGAGGCGATGAAGCTGGCGCACGAGCATCTCTATTACATCGACTACCTGATAGATAACCGCCCCTGGCTGGCCGGTGCGACGATGAGCCTGGCCGATCTCGCTGCGGCGGCGCAGATCTCGGTCGCGGACTACCTCGGGGGCATCGACTGGTCGGCGCACGAGCAGACGCGCGGCTGGTATTCGGTGTTCAAGAGCCGGCCGAGCTTTCGGCCGCTGCTTTCCGAACGGATGGAAGTGATCCAGCCGCCGAGCCACTATGCGGATGTGAACGCTTAG
- a CDS encoding phytoene/squalene synthase family protein, producing MDREALLLHARQSIARGSKSFAAASRLFDRQTRERVWLLYAWCRACDDLADAQDHGGELGDQSGADERLATIRRLTDAAFAGEPTGSPAFDALGLLARETGINRAMADDVIAGFALDAEGWRPESEADMLRYCYHVAGAVGVMMAAVMGVAPHDEDTLARACDLGIAFQLANIARDIAEDHAAGRCYLPGDWLAEAGIAREALMERQYRAPLARIVQRLCALEARYTASARVGAARLAFRQRWAVLSAAGIYGAIARQAERRGEAALTRRITISSAAKLGHVARALAQSLLPAREAERPALPSRRELAAFATERG from the coding sequence GTGGATAGAGAGGCGCTGCTTCTCCACGCCCGCCAATCCATCGCGCGCGGGTCTAAGAGCTTTGCCGCAGCCAGCCGCCTGTTCGACCGGCAAACCCGCGAGCGGGTCTGGCTGCTCTATGCCTGGTGCCGCGCCTGCGACGACCTCGCCGATGCGCAGGACCATGGCGGCGAGCTGGGCGACCAGTCGGGCGCCGATGAACGGCTCGCGACGATCCGCCGGCTGACAGATGCTGCCTTCGCCGGCGAGCCGACGGGCAGCCCTGCTTTCGACGCGCTCGGCCTGCTCGCCCGCGAGACCGGCATCAACCGCGCCATGGCGGACGATGTCATTGCCGGCTTCGCGCTCGATGCGGAGGGCTGGCGGCCGGAAAGCGAGGCAGACATGCTGCGCTATTGCTATCATGTCGCCGGCGCGGTCGGCGTGATGATGGCGGCGGTGATGGGCGTGGCGCCGCATGACGAGGATACGCTGGCTCGCGCCTGCGACCTCGGCATCGCCTTCCAGCTCGCCAACATCGCCCGCGATATCGCAGAGGATCACGCCGCCGGCCGCTGTTATCTGCCCGGCGACTGGCTGGCCGAAGCCGGCATCGCCCGCGAGGCGCTGATGGAGCGGCAGTACCGCGCCCCGCTAGCGCGGATCGTGCAACGGCTCTGTGCCCTGGAGGCGCGCTATACCGCCTCGGCGCGGGTCGGCGCGGCGCGGCTCGCCTTCCGCCAGCGCTGGGCCGTGCTCTCGGCGGCGGGAATCTATGGCGCGATCGCGCGGCAGGCCGAGCGGCGCGGCGAGGCGGCGCTGACCCGCCGCATCACGATTTCAAGCGCTGCCAAACTGGGCCACGTCGCCCGCGCACTGGCGCAATCGCTGCTTCCCGCGCGCGAGGCCGAGCGCCCCGCGCTGCCTTCACGACGGGAACTTGCCGCATTTGCGACGGAACGTGGTTAA
- a CDS encoding 6-phosphogluconolactonase — MADIEIIAGATDTDIANWLLERVESALTLDPGEIAVSIPGGSTPFPILAELVKAPLDWSRIAVWPGDDRIVEESHPASNVGRIRALLEPVGARIVPLAEGANPPHFALVWLGMGEDGHVASLFPNTDPRTDDPQLLRRLTPDPLPPEAPFDRLSLTMPALLDSDALLFVIRGADKRAIFEQAAAGGNDLPVARLLAAARQSVTCFT; from the coding sequence ATGGCCGATATCGAGATCATCGCGGGCGCAACCGACACCGACATCGCAAACTGGCTGCTCGAAAGAGTGGAATCGGCGCTGACGCTCGATCCCGGCGAGATCGCCGTGTCGATCCCGGGCGGCTCGACGCCGTTCCCGATCCTCGCCGAGCTGGTCAAGGCGCCGCTCGACTGGTCGCGCATTGCCGTCTGGCCCGGCGACGACCGCATCGTCGAGGAGAGCCATCCCGCCAGCAACGTCGGCCGCATCCGCGCGCTGCTCGAGCCCGTCGGCGCACGCATTGTGCCGTTGGCCGAGGGTGCAAATCCGCCACATTTTGCACTCGTCTGGCTCGGCATGGGCGAGGATGGCCATGTCGCCTCGCTGTTCCCCAACACCGATCCGCGTACCGACGACCCGCAGCTCCTGCGCCGCCTGACCCCCGATCCGCTGCCGCCCGAAGCGCCGTTCGACCGCCTGAGCCTGACGATGCCGGCGCTGCTCGATTCGGACGCGCTGCTGTTCGTCATCCGCGGCGCCGACAAGCGCGCGATTTTCGAGCAGGCAGCGGCAGGCGGAAACGACCTGCCTGTGGCCCGGCTGCTCGCGGCGGCGCGCCAATCGGTGACATGCTTCACCTGA
- a CDS encoding phytoene desaturase has protein sequence MKRACVIGAGFGGLALAIRLQSSGVATTVVEARDKPGGRAYFWEREGFTFDAGPTVITDPNCLRELWALSGQNMADDIELMPVSPFYRLNWPDGVNFDYSNDEAALQREIAKISAEDLAGYAEFLDYAAAVYQEGYVRLGAVPFLDFTSMLRAAPAMLKHQAWRSVYSMVSSFVKNEKLREAFSFHTLLVGGNPMTTSALYALIHKLEMDGGVWWAKGGTNRLIAAMVRHFERLGGVMRMHDPVLHVHTLGDRATEVETVSGWRERFDAVASNADIMHSYRDLLADTARGPQMARKLARKRFSPSLFIVHFGVEGSWPGIPHHTILFGPRYKGLLEDIYDHGVLPQDFSIYLHHPTVTDPSLAPPGKSTFYALIPVANQGKLPIDWDQAGPLIEKRILDEVGRRLIPDIHDRIVTKFHYAPRDFALDLNAYQGSAFSLEPILTQSAWFRGHNRDDHIKNFYLVGAGTHPGAGIPGVVGSAKATARLMLEDLK, from the coding sequence ATGAAGCGCGCCTGTGTCATCGGCGCCGGCTTCGGCGGGCTTGCCCTGGCGATCCGGCTGCAGAGTTCGGGCGTCGCCACCACCGTGGTCGAGGCGCGCGACAAGCCCGGCGGTCGCGCCTATTTCTGGGAGCGCGAGGGCTTTACCTTCGATGCCGGTCCCACGGTCATCACCGATCCGAACTGCCTGCGCGAGCTCTGGGCGCTGTCGGGCCAGAACATGGCCGACGACATCGAGCTGATGCCGGTCAGCCCGTTCTACCGGCTCAACTGGCCCGACGGGGTCAATTTCGACTATTCGAACGACGAAGCCGCGCTTCAGCGCGAGATCGCCAAGATCTCGGCCGAAGACCTCGCCGGCTATGCCGAGTTCCTCGACTATGCCGCGGCGGTCTATCAGGAAGGCTACGTCCGGCTGGGCGCCGTGCCGTTCCTCGACTTCACCTCGATGCTGCGCGCCGCGCCGGCGATGCTCAAGCACCAGGCCTGGCGCTCGGTCTATTCGATGGTCTCGAGCTTCGTGAAGAACGAGAAGCTGCGCGAGGCGTTCTCGTTCCATACGCTGCTGGTCGGCGGCAATCCGATGACGACCTCGGCTCTCTATGCGCTGATCCACAAGTTGGAGATGGACGGCGGCGTCTGGTGGGCCAAGGGCGGGACCAACCGGCTGATCGCGGCGATGGTCAGGCATTTCGAGCGGCTCGGCGGCGTCATGCGGATGCACGACCCTGTGCTCCACGTCCACACGTTGGGCGACCGCGCGACCGAGGTCGAGACGGTCAGTGGCTGGCGCGAGCGGTTCGACGCGGTGGCCAGCAATGCCGACATCATGCATTCCTACCGCGACCTGCTCGCCGATACCGCGCGCGGGCCGCAGATGGCGCGCAAGCTGGCGAGGAAACGGTTCAGCCCCAGCCTGTTCATCGTCCACTTCGGCGTCGAAGGTTCCTGGCCCGGCATCCCGCACCACACGATCCTGTTCGGCCCGCGCTACAAAGGGCTGCTCGAGGACATCTACGACCACGGCGTGCTGCCGCAGGACTTCTCGATCTACCTGCACCACCCGACCGTGACCGACCCGTCGCTGGCACCGCCGGGCAAGAGCACCTTCTATGCGCTGATCCCCGTCGCCAACCAGGGCAAGCTGCCGATCGACTGGGACCAAGCCGGCCCGCTGATCGAGAAGCGCATTCTCGACGAGGTCGGCCGCCGACTGATCCCCGACATCCACGACCGCATCGTCACCAAGTTCCACTATGCGCCGCGCGACTTCGCGCTCGATCTCAACGCCTATCAGGGCAGCGCCTTCAGCCTCGAGCCGATCCTGACGCAGAGCGCCTGGTTCCGCGGCCACAACCGCGACGATCACATCAAGAATTTCTACCTCGTCGGCGCGGGCACCCATCCCGGCGCGGGCATTCCGGGGGTCGTGGGCAGCGCCAAGGCGACGGCGCGGCTGATGCTGGAGGATCTGAAGTGA
- the dinB gene encoding DNA polymerase IV: protein MASDEDHDDGEEALGLRKIIHVDMDAFYASCEQRDDPSLRGQPVAVGGSSERGVVMAASYEARTFGVRSAMPSVQAARLCPNLIFRKARFDVYRGVSQQIRAIFQDYAQEVEPLALDEAYLDVTEDLKGIGSATRIAELIRARIKAETGGLTASAGVSYNKFLAKLASDHNKPDGLCVIRPGEGAQFVAALPVRRFHGVGPRGAEKMAKLGIETGADLAAKDIAFLRANFGSFADYLYRAARGIDLRRVKANRPRKSLGAERTFDRDLSSGPVLREALDNIIDIIWERIQRAEAKGRTVTLKLKHADFTSHTRAKSVPHPVADKREFAKLGHALLDEVLPLPQPVRLMGLTLSAMEGEKEPEDQAPDGQLSLL from the coding sequence ATGGCGTCCGACGAAGACCATGACGACGGCGAGGAAGCGCTCGGGCTGCGCAAGATCATCCATGTCGACATGGATGCCTTCTACGCGAGCTGCGAGCAGCGCGACGATCCGTCGCTGCGCGGGCAGCCGGTGGCCGTGGGTGGCTCGTCCGAGCGCGGGGTGGTCATGGCGGCGAGCTACGAGGCCCGGACGTTCGGCGTGCGCTCGGCCATGCCGTCGGTCCAGGCGGCGCGGCTCTGCCCGAACCTGATCTTCCGCAAGGCGCGGTTTGATGTCTATCGCGGCGTGTCGCAGCAGATCCGCGCGATCTTCCAGGACTATGCCCAGGAGGTCGAGCCGCTGGCGCTCGACGAGGCCTATCTCGACGTCACCGAAGACCTGAAGGGCATCGGCTCGGCGACACGGATCGCCGAACTGATCCGGGCACGGATCAAGGCCGAGACCGGCGGGCTGACCGCGAGCGCGGGCGTGTCCTACAACAAGTTCCTCGCCAAGCTCGCCAGCGACCACAACAAGCCCGACGGGCTCTGCGTGATCAGGCCGGGCGAAGGTGCGCAGTTCGTCGCGGCGCTGCCCGTGCGGCGGTTCCACGGCGTCGGACCGCGCGGGGCGGAGAAGATGGCGAAGCTCGGCATCGAGACCGGCGCCGATCTCGCCGCCAAGGACATCGCCTTCCTGCGCGCCAATTTCGGCAGCTTCGCCGACTATCTTTACCGCGCCGCGCGGGGGATCGACCTGCGCCGGGTCAAGGCCAACCGGCCGCGCAAGTCGCTGGGCGCCGAGCGGACCTTCGACCGCGACCTTTCGTCGGGGCCGGTGCTGCGCGAGGCGCTCGACAATATCATCGACATCATCTGGGAGCGGATCCAGCGCGCCGAGGCCAAGGGGCGAACGGTGACCTTGAAGCTCAAGCACGCCGACTTCACCAGCCATACGCGGGCGAAGTCGGTCCCACACCCGGTGGCGGACAAGCGCGAATTCGCCAAGTTGGGACACGCGCTGCTCGACGAGGTGCTGCCATTGCCGCAGCCGGTGCGGCTGATGGGGCTTACGCTGTCGGCGATGGAGGGGGAGAAGGAGCCTGAGGATCAGGCGCCGGACGGCCAGCTTTCGCTGCTCTGA
- a CDS encoding multidrug effflux MFS transporter, whose translation MSGREFVALMALLQALQALAIDAMLPALGAMARDFGVYGSNERQLVIGVFLISSGLGSLFPGALADRFGRRPVLFICVGGYVVFSLAAALAPSFDALLAMRACAGVLSSGMVVLSATIIRDRFSGDKMARTQSLVSVVFMIVPMAAPSLGQAVLLTLGNWRWVFGIMAGLGAIVFTWAWLRLPETLHPEFRQPINVKAIAGNMRIALTTRAAVGYVFGMAFIQAALFGYINSSQQLVAEHFGAGELFPLVFGGMAVAMALTNLANSRIVMRFGARRVSHTALLFYVLTAAAQLIFASGPNETAWQFIPLMTLNLCLMGFISANFGSIALQPFARIAGAAASLQVFLRMVIGASLGALIGQAYDGSARPLAAALLAAGIGCLLLVFYSEHGKLFRRLHGQVQQV comes from the coding sequence ATGAGCGGGCGTGAGTTCGTGGCGTTGATGGCACTGCTGCAGGCGCTGCAGGCGCTGGCGATCGACGCCATGCTGCCGGCGCTCGGCGCCATGGCGCGCGATTTCGGAGTCTACGGTTCCAACGAGCGTCAGCTCGTCATCGGAGTCTTCCTGATCAGCTCGGGGCTCGGTTCGCTGTTCCCCGGCGCGCTGGCCGATCGTTTCGGGCGGCGGCCGGTGTTGTTCATCTGCGTCGGCGGCTATGTCGTGTTCAGCCTCGCGGCGGCGCTAGCGCCCAGCTTCGACGCGTTGCTGGCAATGCGCGCCTGTGCCGGCGTTCTGTCATCGGGCATGGTCGTGCTCAGCGCGACGATCATCCGCGACCGCTTCTCGGGCGACAAGATGGCGCGCACCCAGTCGCTGGTCAGTGTGGTCTTCATGATCGTGCCGATGGCGGCGCCTTCGCTGGGCCAGGCCGTGCTGCTTACCCTGGGCAACTGGCGCTGGGTCTTCGGTATCATGGCGGGCCTCGGCGCGATCGTCTTCACCTGGGCCTGGCTGCGCCTGCCCGAGACGCTGCATCCCGAGTTCCGCCAGCCGATCAACGTCAAGGCGATCGCCGGGAACATGCGCATTGCGCTGACGACGCGGGCCGCCGTCGGCTATGTCTTCGGCATGGCCTTCATCCAGGCGGCGTTGTTCGGCTACATCAACAGCTCGCAGCAGCTCGTCGCCGAGCATTTCGGCGCCGGCGAGCTGTTCCCGCTGGTATTCGGCGGCATGGCCGTGGCGATGGCGCTGACCAACCTCGCCAATTCGCGCATCGTCATGCGCTTCGGCGCGCGGCGCGTGTCGCATACCGCGCTGCTGTTCTATGTCCTCACTGCCGCGGCGCAGCTGATCTTTGCTTCGGGCCCGAACGAGACCGCCTGGCAGTTCATCCCGTTGATGACGCTGAACCTGTGCCTGATGGGCTTCATCAGCGCGAATTTCGGCTCGATCGCGCTGCAGCCGTTTGCCCGCATCGCGGGCGCTGCGGCATCGCTGCAGGTGTTCCTGCGCATGGTGATCGGCGCGAGCCTGGGCGCGCTGATCGGCCAGGCCTATGACGGCAGCGCGCGCCCGCTGGCCGCGGCGCTACTTGCGGCCGGGATCGGGTGCCTGCTGCTGGTTTTCTACAGCGAGCACGGCAAGCTGTTCCGTCGCCTGCACGGGCAGGTCCAGCAGGTTTAG
- a CDS encoding MDR family MFS transporter → MTQAYPPPLQRNLITLFALSGSFMTQLDTTIANVALPHMQAATSASREQITWVLTSYIVMVATFTPLSGWLAGRFGRKKLFLASIVGFTGASALCGLAANLDQLIAFRLLQGIMGSALLPMSQAILLDINPPERHGSAMAVWGIGAIMGPIVGPVAGGWLTQNMSWRWIFFINLPIGVIAFAGLLLTMAETRDDKPVRLDLLGFVLLGTSVAAMQLVLDRGQLLDWFQSTEIWIEATAFYLFLVHTFTARRPFVNPGLFRDPNYVIGNVMGFFLGGLMYGVMALTAPMLADLMGYPIQFVGMVTAPRGIGTMLTMLFMGPIVNRVDNRISILVGLALCGVSMIMLSNASLEMDSDLVIASGFVQGLGSGIMFVPITTAVFATLAPQYRNEGAAMNSLIRNLGGTIWISVLQTLTIRNEAVVHARLVETVRPDNPMMGDFDFGALQAVARMDIEIGRQALMVSYVDAYWLLFVACLVVMPLVLFLRRR, encoded by the coding sequence ATGACCCAAGCCTATCCGCCCCCACTACAGCGCAATCTCATCACGCTCTTCGCGCTGTCGGGGAGCTTCATGACGCAGCTCGACACGACCATCGCCAATGTCGCGCTGCCACACATGCAGGCGGCGACTTCGGCCTCGCGCGAACAGATCACCTGGGTGCTGACCTCCTACATCGTCATGGTCGCGACCTTCACCCCGCTCAGCGGCTGGCTGGCGGGACGTTTCGGGCGCAAGAAGCTGTTCCTCGCCTCGATCGTCGGCTTCACCGGGGCCTCGGCGCTTTGCGGCCTCGCGGCCAATCTCGATCAGCTGATCGCGTTCCGCCTGCTCCAGGGCATCATGGGATCGGCGCTGCTGCCCATGAGCCAGGCGATCCTGCTCGATATCAACCCGCCCGAACGACACGGCTCGGCCATGGCGGTCTGGGGAATCGGCGCGATCATGGGCCCGATCGTCGGGCCGGTCGCGGGTGGCTGGCTGACTCAGAACATGAGCTGGCGCTGGATATTCTTCATCAACCTGCCGATTGGCGTGATCGCCTTCGCCGGCCTGCTGCTGACCATGGCCGAGACGCGCGACGACAAGCCGGTACGGCTCGACCTGCTCGGCTTCGTCCTGCTGGGAACCTCGGTGGCGGCGATGCAGCTGGTGCTCGACCGCGGGCAGTTGCTCGACTGGTTCCAGTCCACGGAGATCTGGATCGAGGCGACGGCGTTCTACCTGTTCCTGGTCCACACGTTCACCGCCCGCCGGCCCTTCGTCAATCCGGGGCTGTTCCGCGATCCCAACTACGTGATTGGCAACGTCATGGGCTTCTTCCTCGGCGGGCTGATGTACGGGGTGATGGCGCTGACCGCGCCGATGCTCGCCGATCTGATGGGCTATCCGATCCAGTTCGTCGGCATGGTCACCGCACCGCGCGGCATCGGCACGATGTTGACGATGCTGTTCATGGGGCCGATCGTGAACCGGGTCGACAACCGCATCTCGATCCTGGTGGGGCTGGCGCTCTGCGGCGTGTCGATGATCATGCTGTCCAACGCCTCGCTCGAGATGGACAGCGACCTCGTCATCGCCTCGGGCTTCGTCCAGGGGCTCGGCAGCGGCATCATGTTCGTGCCGATCACCACCGCGGTCTTCGCCACCCTGGCGCCGCAGTACCGCAACGAGGGCGCAGCGATGAACTCGCTGATCCGCAACCTCGGCGGGACGATCTGGATCTCGGTGCTGCAGACGCTGACGATCCGCAACGAGGCGGTGGTCCATGCGCGGCTGGTCGAAACCGTGCGGCCGGACAATCCGATGATGGGCGATTTCGACTTCGGCGCGCTACAGGCGGTCGCGCGCATGGACATCGAGATCGGCCGGCAGGCGCTGATGGTCTCCTATGTCGACGCCTACTGGCTGCTGTTTGTCGCCTGCCTGGTGGTAATGCCGCTGGTCCTGTTCCTGCGGCGAAGATAG
- a CDS encoding TIGR00730 family Rossman fold protein, translating to MKRLAVYCGSATPADPRYVELAREVGETLAKRGIGVVYGGGRLGLMGAVASGALAAGGEVIGVIPQALAGKEVANHDCTELHVVDGMHARKLAFTELSDGFLTLPGGVGTMDELWEAVSWAQLGYHAKPVGILNAFGFYDHLLAFNRHMAEVGFVRPAHQGIILTEHELDLLLDRMAVHEPATPIFAMKVSEL from the coding sequence ATGAAGCGGCTCGCGGTCTATTGCGGCTCGGCGACGCCGGCCGACCCGCGCTATGTCGAACTCGCACGCGAAGTCGGCGAGACGCTCGCAAAGCGCGGCATCGGCGTGGTCTATGGCGGCGGTCGGCTGGGCCTGATGGGCGCCGTGGCAAGCGGCGCGCTGGCCGCGGGCGGCGAGGTGATCGGCGTGATCCCGCAGGCGCTGGCGGGCAAGGAAGTCGCCAACCACGACTGCACCGAACTGCACGTCGTCGATGGCATGCATGCGCGCAAGCTCGCCTTCACCGAGTTGTCGGACGGGTTCCTGACGCTGCCCGGCGGCGTCGGCACGATGGACGAGCTCTGGGAAGCGGTCAGTTGGGCCCAGCTCGGCTATCACGCCAAGCCGGTCGGCATCCTCAATGCCTTCGGGTTCTACGACCACCTGCTCGCCTTCAACCGCCACATGGCCGAAGTCGGCTTCGTGCGGCCGGCGCACCAGGGCATCATCCTGACAGAGCACGAGCTCGACCTGCTGCTAGACCGCATGGCCGTGCACGAGCCGGCGACGCCGATCTTCGCGATGAAGGTCAGCGAGCTTTGA
- a CDS encoding NUDIX domain-containing protein gives MLHLIPKPLHRLAYRLAHAVRRVWWRVARPRVSGCRVLAFDGEGRVLLVRHSYGSGNWMAPGGGLKRGEDPLLAGPRELVEETGCALEGVWRVALVEEPLKGATNVVHVLAGQAAGSPVPDGREVIEVAFFAPEALPLPMSDLLRRDLPGWLMLAKNHRSS, from the coding sequence ATGCTTCACCTGATCCCGAAACCGCTGCACCGGCTCGCTTACCGGCTGGCCCATGCCGTGCGGCGGGTCTGGTGGCGAGTTGCCCGGCCGCGCGTATCGGGTTGCCGCGTGCTCGCCTTTGACGGCGAGGGCCGGGTGCTGCTGGTCCGCCACTCCTACGGCAGCGGCAACTGGATGGCGCCCGGCGGCGGCCTCAAGCGCGGCGAGGACCCGCTGCTTGCCGGCCCGCGCGAACTGGTCGAGGAGACCGGCTGCGCGCTCGAAGGCGTCTGGCGGGTAGCGCTCGTCGAGGAGCCGCTCAAGGGCGCGACAAACGTGGTTCATGTCCTCGCCGGTCAGGCGGCCGGCTCGCCGGTGCCCGATGGACGCGAGGTGATCGAAGTGGCCTTCTTCGCACCCGAGGCGCTACCGCTGCCAATGTCCGATCTCCTGCGCCGTGATCTGCCAGGGTGGTTGATGCTCGCAAAAAACCACCGTTCATCCTGA
- the crtY gene encoding lycopene beta-cyclase CrtY gives MIALALARHRPDLRLLLIERGERLGGEHVWSFFASDVAPEHAWLVEPLIAARWDGYEVRFPGHSRVLDTPYRSILSENLNAELRRVLPAESLLTGTEAVDAGQTQVTLAGGRSLQAGGVIDARGGAGMPHMTGGWQRFFGQILRLEQPHGLTRPVVMDARVEQLEGYRFVYCLPFSETEIFIEDTYYTDDPALDAPCLAARVRDYAAQQGWTVAEVLREDRGVLPVIGAGDFAKFWPPPSLGAASGPARAGVRAGLMHPLTSYSLPDAVRLAMEICRLPNLSGAALASASYAWAGAHWRRGSFYRMLTRMLFGAGQPQYRFRMLERFYRLPPPLIERFYAGRSTRADMVRIVAGRPPVPVMGAIASLAGGGRPLASLGSMS, from the coding sequence CTGATAGCCCTGGCTCTGGCAAGGCATCGCCCGGACCTGCGCCTCCTGCTGATCGAGCGCGGCGAACGGCTGGGCGGCGAGCATGTCTGGTCGTTCTTTGCCAGCGACGTCGCGCCCGAGCACGCCTGGCTGGTCGAGCCGCTGATCGCGGCGCGCTGGGACGGCTACGAGGTCCGCTTTCCCGGCCATTCGCGCGTGCTCGATACACCCTATCGTTCCATACTGAGCGAGAACCTCAATGCCGAGCTACGCCGGGTTCTGCCTGCCGAGAGCCTGCTGACCGGAACCGAAGCGGTCGATGCCGGGCAGACGCAGGTGACGCTGGCGGGAGGACGCAGCCTGCAGGCGGGCGGGGTCATCGACGCCCGCGGCGGCGCGGGCATGCCCCACATGACCGGCGGCTGGCAGCGGTTCTTCGGCCAGATACTGCGGCTGGAGCAGCCGCATGGACTGACCCGGCCCGTCGTCATGGACGCGCGGGTCGAGCAACTCGAAGGCTACCGCTTCGTCTATTGCCTGCCCTTCTCCGAAACCGAGATCTTTATCGAGGACACCTATTATACCGACGACCCCGCGCTCGACGCGCCGTGCCTGGCCGCGAGAGTGCGCGACTATGCGGCACAGCAGGGCTGGACCGTGGCCGAAGTGCTGCGCGAGGACCGCGGCGTGCTGCCGGTGATCGGCGCGGGCGACTTCGCGAAATTCTGGCCCCCCCCATCTTTGGGCGCGGCCAGCGGCCCCGCCCGCGCAGGCGTTCGTGCCGGGCTGATGCACCCGCTGACCTCCTACTCGCTGCCCGATGCCGTGCGCCTGGCCATGGAAATTTGCCGCTTGCCCAATCTTTCGGGTGCGGCGCTGGCTTCGGCAAGCTATGCTTGGGCCGGGGCGCATTGGCGGCGGGGGAGTTTCTACCGGATGCTCACACGGATGCTGTTCGGTGCCGGACAGCCGCAGTATCGTTTTCGCATGCTCGAACGCTTCTACCGCCTGCCGCCGCCGCTGATCGAACGGTTCTATGCCGGACGCTCGACCCGCGCGGACATGGTGCGGATCGTCGCGGGCAGGCCGCCCGTGCCGGTGATGGGCGCGATCGCCAGCCTGGCCGGTGGTGGCAGACCGCTGGCGTCGCTGGGAAGCATGTCATGA
- a CDS encoding complex I NDUFA9 subunit family protein, whose product MASDGKELRGKLVTVIGGSGFFGKHLAQELLSRGARLRIASRHPERAFRSKTSGNLGEVQFVRCDVTKPASVAQAVAGADAVVNLVGAFAGDLDAVQGSGAGKIAAAAKAAGATAFVHVSAIGANAESKVEYARTKAEGEAAVLTAFPKATVLRPSILFGPDDNFVNMFGRLIAMLPALPVFAPTAKLQPLFVDDAAEAVAHALAEPGKHGGKTYEIAGPEVLTMAELNQRIAAAEGRSRWLIELPDAVGGLIATFGFLPGAPITADQFALLQAGNVASGALPGLKALGVSPRPLGLYLDRWLVQYRKHGRFGAKAKAG is encoded by the coding sequence ATGGCAAGCGACGGCAAGGAACTGCGCGGCAAGCTGGTGACCGTGATCGGCGGCAGCGGCTTCTTCGGCAAGCATCTGGCGCAGGAGCTGCTCTCGCGCGGCGCGCGGCTGCGCATCGCCAGCCGTCATCCCGAACGCGCCTTCCGCTCCAAGACGTCAGGCAATCTCGGCGAGGTGCAATTCGTCCGCTGCGACGTGACCAAGCCGGCCAGCGTCGCCCAGGCCGTCGCCGGTGCCGATGCCGTGGTCAATCTCGTCGGCGCTTTCGCGGGCGATCTCGACGCGGTCCAGGGCAGCGGCGCGGGCAAGATCGCCGCTGCGGCTAAAGCGGCGGGCGCGACCGCCTTCGTCCATGTCTCCGCGATCGGCGCCAATGCCGAATCGAAGGTCGAATATGCCCGGACCAAGGCAGAGGGCGAAGCGGCCGTGCTCACTGCCTTCCCCAAGGCGACCGTCCTGCGCCCCTCGATCCTGTTCGGGCCGGACGACAATTTCGTGAACATGTTCGGCCGGCTGATCGCCATGCTGCCCGCGCTGCCGGTCTTCGCGCCCACGGCGAAGCTGCAGCCGCTGTTCGTCGACGATGCCGCCGAGGCGGTCGCCCATGCCCTGGCCGAGCCGGGCAAGCACGGCGGCAAGACCTACGAGATCGCGGGCCCCGAAGTGCTGACGATGGCCGAGCTCAACCAGCGCATCGCCGCCGCCGAAGGCCGTTCGCGCTGGCTGATCGAACTGCCCGACGCGGTCGGCGGCCTGATCGCGACGTTCGGCTTCCTGCCCGGCGCGCCGATCACCGCCGATCAGTTTGCGCTGCTCCAGGCCGGCAATGTCGCCAGCGGCGCGCTGCCGGGCCTCAAGGCGCTGGGCGTGAGCCCGCGGCCGCTGGGGCTCTATCTCGATCGCTGGCTGGTGCAGTACCGCAAGCACGGGCGGTTTGGCGCGAAGGCCAAAGCGGGCTGA